The Haemophilus parainfluenzae genome window below encodes:
- the rsxA gene encoding electron transport complex subunit RsxA has translation MTHYILLVISTALINNFVLVKFLGLCPFMGVSKKIETAIGMGLATTFVLTVASLCSYLVDNYILMPLNATFLRTLVFILVIAVVVQFTEMVINKTSPSLYRLLGIFLPLITTNCAVLGVALLNVNLAHNLTESVIYGFGASLGFALVLVLFAALRERLVAADVPITFRGSSIALITAGLMSLAFMGFAGLVK, from the coding sequence ATGACACATTATATTCTACTCGTTATCAGTACTGCATTAATCAATAACTTCGTTTTGGTCAAATTCTTAGGACTTTGTCCATTTATGGGTGTGTCCAAAAAGATTGAAACAGCAATTGGTATGGGGCTTGCTACGACATTCGTATTAACCGTGGCATCATTGTGTTCTTATTTAGTCGATAATTATATTTTAATGCCGCTGAATGCCACATTTTTGCGCACGTTAGTCTTCATTTTAGTGATTGCCGTTGTGGTTCAATTTACTGAAATGGTGATCAATAAAACGAGTCCATCACTTTATCGCTTATTAGGGATTTTCTTGCCACTGATTACCACAAACTGTGCAGTTCTCGGTGTGGCATTATTAAATGTCAATTTGGCACACAATTTAACCGAATCTGTCATTTATGGTTTTGGCGCCTCTTTAGGTTTTGCGCTGGTTTTAGTTTTATTTGCAGCATTGCGTGAACGCCTTGTTGCCGCAGATGTACCTATTACGTTTCGTGGCTCGTCTATCGCATTAATTACGGCCGGTTTGATGTCTCTCGCCTTTATGGGCTTCGCCGGATTAGTAAAATGA
- the rsxG gene encoding electron transport complex subunit RsxG has protein sequence MGILKVTSRFGLLLGFIALLCTAVSAGIYMLTKDKIDKAMAEQQKALLLQVIPQAYFNNNLLESVEIPEQDKLKGVQKVYFAIKDHKPTAYAYETTAPDGYSGNIRLLVGITPKGEVLGVRVIEHHETPGLGDKIELRISDWILSFTNQVIVPESLKDWAVKKDGGKFDQFSGATITPRAIVNQVKRSALVMLENEALLNEMAKKYAQ, from the coding sequence ATGGGTATTTTAAAAGTCACCTCCCGTTTTGGTCTTTTATTAGGTTTCATCGCATTGCTTTGTACAGCAGTTTCTGCGGGCATTTATATGCTAACAAAAGATAAAATTGATAAAGCCATGGCTGAACAACAAAAAGCATTATTGCTTCAAGTCATCCCTCAAGCGTATTTCAATAATAACTTGCTTGAAAGCGTTGAAATACCTGAGCAAGATAAACTCAAAGGTGTTCAAAAAGTCTATTTTGCGATCAAAGATCATAAGCCAACAGCCTATGCTTATGAAACGACAGCACCTGATGGCTATTCGGGAAATATCCGTTTATTAGTGGGAATTACACCAAAAGGTGAAGTTTTAGGTGTGCGTGTCATTGAGCATCATGAAACCCCTGGATTAGGCGATAAAATCGAACTTCGTATTTCTGATTGGATTTTAAGTTTTACAAACCAAGTTATCGTACCGGAAAGCCTAAAAGATTGGGCGGTCAAAAAAGATGGCGGTAAATTTGATCAATTTTCCGGAGCAACCATTACGCCGCGCGCGATTGTGAATCAAGTAAAACGCTCTGCTCTCGTGATGCTTGAAAATGAAGCATTACTCAACGAGATGGCAAAAAAATACGCGCAATAG
- the truC gene encoding tRNA pseudouridine(65) synthase TruC — translation MLEILYQDEYLVAVNKPAGMLVHRSWLDTHETQFVMQTLRDQIGQHVFPIHRLDRPTSGVLLFALNSEIANLMCQQFEQKTVQKSYLAIVRGYLQGEGRIDYPLKIQLDKIADKFAQEDKAPQEAVTDYEGLKIVEMSYAVGRYQTARYSLVRLVPQTGRKHQLRRHMKHIFHPILGDTQYGDLHQNRALTEYSGCQRLFLHSDTLIFEHPIHFTKIEIKAGLDEQWKRVMELFNWSI, via the coding sequence ATGTTAGAAATTTTATATCAAGATGAATATCTTGTAGCCGTCAATAAGCCAGCAGGCATGTTGGTGCATCGTAGTTGGCTTGATACTCATGAAACGCAATTTGTGATGCAAACCTTGCGAGATCAAATCGGGCAGCATGTTTTTCCTATTCATCGATTAGATCGCCCTACATCAGGTGTATTACTATTTGCCTTAAATAGTGAAATAGCAAATTTAATGTGTCAGCAATTTGAACAGAAAACGGTGCAAAAATCTTATTTAGCGATTGTGCGAGGGTATTTGCAAGGCGAAGGACGGATTGATTATCCCCTTAAAATCCAATTAGATAAGATCGCGGATAAATTTGCGCAAGAAGATAAAGCGCCTCAAGAGGCGGTGACGGATTATGAAGGCTTAAAAATTGTGGAAATGTCTTATGCGGTAGGGCGTTATCAAACCGCGAGATATTCATTGGTGAGGTTAGTTCCTCAAACGGGCAGAAAACACCAGTTACGACGTCACATGAAGCATATCTTTCATCCTATTTTAGGTGATACACAATATGGTGATTTGCATCAAAATCGTGCTTTAACAGAATATTCTGGCTGTCAGCGTTTATTTTTACACTCAGATACACTTATTTTTGAACATCCTATTCATTTTACCAAAATAGAAATTAAGGCTGGTTTAGATGAACAATGGAAGCGTGTGATGGAATTATTTAATTGGTCAATTTAA
- the rsxC gene encoding electron transport complex subunit RsxC, whose amino-acid sequence MADILTRFNSGKIWDFKGGIHPPEMKSQSNQSPIQQSELAHDFYVLVKQHAGTAGDVLVKEGDYVLKGQPLTQGDGLRTLPVHAPTSGTVKFIGKHVAPHPSGLTEDMIHIQADGLDKWREQFPLEEFFTQPVEQLIDRIYQAGIAGLGGAVFPTAAKIQSAEKKVKLLIINGAECEPYITCDDRLMRDYTDEMIEGIRILRYILRPEKVVIAVEDNKPEAIQAIQQSLHGANDIELRVIPTKYPSGAAKQLIYLLTGMEVPSGGRSYDIGVLMHNVGTAFAIKRAVINDEPLIERVVTLTGDKISEKGNYWVRLGTPVDHLLAQVGYQYDERFPVFAGGPMMGLQLSNLNAPVTKLINCLLAPDHFEYGEPEPEQSCIRCSACSDACPVNLMPQQLYWYARSEDHQKSEEYSLKDCIECGVCAYVCPSHIPLIQYFRQEKAKIWEIKEKAKKAEEAKIRFEAKQARMEREEQERKARSQRAAEVRREELAKQKGEDPVKAALERLKAKQAGSAANKETKTIVSEKGEILPDNHELMEQRKARRLAKQQAQADTNTVTNATTSQTNEKEAKKAAVAAALARAKAKKTAAQGETVATNATESAVEKTDENPTALDPKKAAVAAAIARAKAKKAAPQNEAVTTNEIESAVKKTDENSTALDPKKAAVAAAIARAKAKKAAVQGETVVINATESTVEKTDEKPTALDPKKAAIAAAIARAKAKKAAAEAAKETK is encoded by the coding sequence ATGGCTGATATATTAACAAGATTTAACTCCGGCAAAATTTGGGATTTTAAAGGTGGGATTCATCCTCCGGAAATGAAATCTCAGTCAAACCAATCCCCTATTCAGCAATCAGAACTTGCTCATGATTTTTATGTGCTGGTTAAACAACATGCCGGCACCGCAGGAGATGTATTAGTTAAAGAAGGCGATTATGTCCTAAAAGGCCAACCTTTAACGCAAGGCGATGGCTTAAGAACCTTGCCTGTTCATGCGCCGACTTCTGGTACTGTAAAATTTATCGGAAAACATGTTGCGCCTCATCCTTCTGGTTTAACCGAAGATATGATTCATATTCAAGCAGATGGTTTAGATAAATGGCGTGAGCAATTTCCACTTGAAGAATTTTTTACACAACCGGTAGAGCAACTTATTGATCGTATTTACCAAGCTGGCATTGCCGGCTTAGGTGGTGCGGTATTCCCAACTGCTGCTAAAATCCAATCGGCAGAAAAGAAAGTTAAACTCTTAATTATTAACGGCGCAGAATGTGAACCCTATATTACCTGTGATGACCGCTTAATGCGTGATTACACCGATGAAATGATCGAAGGGATTCGCATCTTACGTTATATCTTACGCCCTGAAAAAGTGGTGATTGCAGTTGAAGACAATAAACCTGAAGCGATTCAGGCTATTCAACAATCACTACATGGTGCAAATGACATTGAATTGCGCGTTATTCCGACTAAATATCCATCAGGCGCAGCCAAACAACTGATTTATTTACTTACAGGTATGGAAGTGCCAAGCGGTGGACGCTCTTACGATATTGGCGTATTAATGCATAATGTCGGCACGGCTTTTGCGATAAAAAGAGCGGTCATTAATGATGAACCGTTAATTGAGCGTGTCGTCACGCTGACTGGTGATAAAATTTCCGAGAAAGGCAACTACTGGGTTCGCTTAGGTACACCAGTTGACCACTTATTGGCACAAGTTGGCTATCAATATGATGAACGCTTCCCTGTTTTCGCAGGCGGACCAATGATGGGATTGCAACTTTCCAATCTTAACGCTCCTGTCACAAAATTGATTAACTGCTTGTTGGCGCCGGATCATTTTGAATATGGTGAACCAGAACCAGAGCAATCTTGTATCCGCTGCTCTGCTTGTTCTGATGCTTGCCCTGTTAATTTAATGCCACAGCAACTTTATTGGTATGCTCGCAGTGAAGATCATCAAAAATCTGAAGAATACAGCTTAAAAGATTGTATTGAATGTGGTGTGTGTGCTTATGTTTGCCCAAGCCATATTCCGCTTATTCAATATTTCCGACAAGAAAAAGCTAAAATTTGGGAAATTAAAGAAAAAGCGAAAAAAGCTGAAGAAGCTAAAATCCGTTTTGAAGCCAAACAAGCTCGTATGGAACGCGAAGAGCAAGAACGTAAAGCGCGTTCACAACGTGCGGCAGAAGTTCGCCGTGAAGAGCTTGCAAAACAAAAAGGTGAAGACCCGGTTAAAGCGGCATTAGAACGCTTAAAAGCAAAACAAGCGGGTTCAGCAGCAAATAAAGAAACAAAAACTATTGTATCTGAGAAAGGTGAAATCTTACCGGATAACCATGAGCTCATGGAGCAACGTAAAGCCCGGCGTCTTGCTAAACAACAAGCACAAGCAGATACAAATACTGTTACAAATGCAACAACGTCACAAACTAACGAAAAAGAGGCGAAGAAAGCAGCGGTTGCTGCAGCTCTAGCAAGAGCAAAAGCGAAAAAAACAGCCGCTCAAGGTGAAACAGTTGCGACAAATGCAACTGAAAGCGCGGTAGAAAAAACAGATGAAAATCCAACCGCACTTGATCCGAAAAAAGCTGCAGTAGCCGCGGCCATTGCGAGAGCCAAAGCTAAGAAAGCTGCCCCTCAAAATGAAGCAGTTACAACAAATGAAATTGAAAGTGCGGTCAAAAAAACAGATGAAAATTCAACCGCACTTGATCCGAAAAAAGCCGCTGTAGCTGCAGCTATTGCGAGAGCTAAAGCTAAGAAAGCTGCCGTTCAAGGTGAAACTGTTGTGATAAATGCAACTGAAAGTACGGTAGAAAAAACAGATGAAAAGCCAACCGCACTTGATCCGAAAAAAGCCGCTATCGCAGCAGCCATAGCAAGAGCTAAAGCAAAAAAAGCGGCGGCTGAAGCTGCCAAAGAAACAAAATAA
- a CDS encoding acylphosphatase — protein sequence MAKRFVVYGRVQGVGFRYFTWKEAERIGIKGTVRNCVDGSVEIVAEGNDDQLQDFYNWLKFGPRTASVEQVLEDNIENKRYPDFSIIHR from the coding sequence ATGGCAAAACGATTTGTCGTCTATGGTCGAGTTCAAGGTGTCGGGTTTCGCTATTTTACTTGGAAAGAAGCGGAGAGAATAGGTATTAAAGGCACCGTAAGAAATTGTGTGGATGGGAGCGTGGAAATCGTTGCCGAAGGCAATGACGACCAACTACAGGATTTTTATAATTGGTTAAAATTCGGTCCAAGAACCGCTAGTGTTGAACAAGTCTTAGAGGATAATATTGAAAATAAACGCTATCCTGACTTTTCTATTATTCACCGTTAA
- the rsxB gene encoding electron transport complex subunit RsxB, which yields MFILISVTVLALIFGAILGFASIKLKVEADPIVEKIDAILPQSQCGQCGYPGCKPYAEAIANGDVITKCVPGGRPTVVKIAEIMGVDVPAMDDVAEPEEMVAFIDENMCIGCTKCIQACPVDAIIGTNKAMHTIIPDLCTGCELCVAPCPTDCISMIKVKKDIDNWNWKFDPKLVIPVVNTTEIEKKLVVGESESHG from the coding sequence ATGTTTATCTTAATTTCAGTAACCGTTCTCGCTTTAATTTTTGGTGCGATTTTAGGCTTTGCTTCGATTAAATTAAAAGTTGAAGCCGATCCTATCGTCGAAAAAATTGATGCTATCTTACCGCAAAGCCAATGTGGGCAATGCGGCTATCCTGGCTGCAAACCTTATGCAGAAGCAATTGCCAATGGTGACGTTATCACAAAATGTGTGCCAGGCGGTCGTCCTACGGTAGTAAAAATTGCCGAAATCATGGGCGTTGATGTACCTGCAATGGATGATGTCGCTGAACCAGAAGAAATGGTTGCCTTTATTGATGAAAATATGTGTATTGGCTGTACCAAATGTATTCAAGCTTGCCCTGTTGATGCCATTATCGGCACAAACAAAGCCATGCATACTATTATTCCTGATCTCTGTACTGGCTGTGAACTTTGTGTTGCACCTTGCCCAACAGATTGCATATCCATGATTAAAGTGAAAAAAGATATTGATAATTGGAACTGGAAGTTTGATCCTAAATTAGTCATTCCGGTTGTAAATACCACAGAAATAGAGAAAAAATTAGTGGTTGGGGAGTCGGAATCACATGGCTGA
- the nth gene encoding endonuclease III: MNQAKRIEILTRLREQNPHPTTELEYNSPFELLIAVILSAQATDKGVNKATAKLFPVANTPQAILDLGLEGLKEYIKTIGLYNSKAENIIKTCRDLVEKHNGEVPESREALEALAGVGRKTANVVLNTAFGHPTIAVDTHIFRVCNRTNFAPGKDVVKVEEKLLKVVPKEFKVDVHHWLILHGRYTCTARKPRCGACIIEDLCEYKEKTEY; the protein is encoded by the coding sequence ATGAACCAAGCTAAACGAATTGAAATTCTCACTCGACTTAGGGAGCAAAACCCGCATCCCACCACGGAATTAGAGTATAATTCGCCTTTCGAATTACTCATCGCTGTGATCTTATCGGCCCAAGCCACCGATAAAGGTGTCAATAAAGCGACGGCAAAATTATTCCCTGTAGCAAATACTCCACAAGCCATTTTAGATCTTGGCTTAGAGGGGTTAAAAGAATACATTAAAACCATCGGGCTTTATAACAGCAAAGCAGAAAATATTATTAAAACCTGCCGTGATTTAGTTGAGAAACACAACGGCGAAGTACCTGAAAGTCGTGAAGCCTTAGAAGCCCTTGCGGGTGTTGGTAGAAAAACAGCGAATGTGGTATTAAATACCGCTTTCGGCCACCCGACTATTGCAGTGGATACCCATATTTTTCGCGTATGCAACCGCACGAATTTTGCCCCTGGTAAAGATGTGGTAAAAGTAGAAGAAAAACTGCTCAAAGTTGTGCCTAAAGAATTTAAAGTGGATGTACACCACTGGCTTATTTTACACGGGCGCTATACTTGTACCGCACGAAAACCTCGCTGCGGTGCTTGCATTATTGAAGATCTCTGCGAATACAAAGAAAAAACAGAATATTAA
- a CDS encoding curli polymerization inhibitor CsgI-related protein — MKLCKFALGVVVLAISTSSLAGMVTVSSNLEFLAINGQKASKSLLKEKKSFNAEAEQTQQVVVRLGEILGTGSSQALFESNPVIVTFKGTADDVVVSAEKIRSQEDGEKFNAQPQITVKTKSGNVIDAKVDTLKQEGLFPSANIVNDLAEYNASNAPAAVSALAAPAVGMMPAASGKAAKGKVVVQGENVAEQQLQYWFQQADKETQTRFLNWAKKQK; from the coding sequence ATGAAATTATGTAAGTTTGCTTTAGGTGTTGTCGTGCTTGCTATCAGTACAAGTAGCTTAGCTGGCATGGTCACCGTCTCATCAAATCTTGAGTTTCTTGCTATTAACGGCCAAAAAGCCAGCAAATCCCTTCTAAAAGAAAAAAAATCATTCAATGCGGAAGCAGAACAAACACAACAAGTCGTAGTACGTTTAGGTGAGATCTTAGGTACAGGTTCTAGCCAAGCACTGTTTGAGTCAAATCCAGTTATTGTGACCTTCAAAGGTACAGCTGATGATGTTGTCGTATCTGCAGAAAAAATTCGCTCTCAAGAAGATGGTGAAAAATTTAATGCTCAACCACAAATTACTGTTAAAACAAAATCAGGTAATGTGATTGATGCTAAAGTGGATACCTTAAAACAAGAAGGTTTATTCCCATCAGCAAATATTGTTAATGATCTTGCTGAGTATAATGCATCAAATGCGCCTGCGGCGGTTTCTGCTCTAGCAGCACCTGCAGTTGGTATGATGCCTGCTGCGTCAGGAAAAGCAGCGAAAGGCAAAGTGGTTGTACAAGGTGAAAATGTTGCTGAACAACAATTACAATACTGGTTCCAACAAGCCGATAAAGAAACCCAAACTCGTTTCTTAAACTGGGCGAAAAAACAAAAATAA
- a CDS encoding electron transport complex subunit E — protein MTDLTEKTTALDKQSALKNSEEITQTPSVWKEIFIQGVWKNNSTLVQLLGLCPLLAVSSTATNALGLGLATMLVLTCTNTVVSLFRKQIPHEIRIPIYVMIIATTVTVVQLLMNAYTYTLYQALGIFIPLIVTNCIVIGRAEAYASKNSVAHAAWDGFSMGLGMALSITVLGALREILGQGTLFEGIENLFGQGAKFLTLHIYHADSSFLLFILPPGAFIGLGILLAIKNRIDMKK, from the coding sequence ATGACTGATTTAACCGAAAAAACGACCGCACTTGATAAGCAAAGTGCGCTTAAAAATTCAGAAGAAATAACTCAAACGCCTTCTGTTTGGAAAGAAATCTTTATTCAGGGCGTGTGGAAAAACAACTCAACTCTCGTGCAATTATTAGGACTCTGTCCGCTCTTAGCTGTTTCGAGTACGGCAACAAATGCCTTAGGTTTAGGGCTTGCGACGATGTTGGTTTTAACTTGCACCAATACAGTTGTTTCGCTCTTTCGTAAGCAAATTCCTCATGAAATCCGTATTCCGATTTATGTGATGATTATTGCGACTACCGTAACGGTGGTGCAATTATTAATGAATGCTTATACCTATACACTCTATCAAGCACTCGGGATTTTTATTCCTTTAATCGTAACTAACTGTATCGTCATCGGTCGTGCAGAAGCCTATGCCTCTAAAAATAGTGTAGCACATGCTGCCTGGGATGGTTTTTCAATGGGATTAGGCATGGCATTAAGTATCACCGTATTAGGTGCATTACGTGAAATCTTAGGCCAAGGTACCCTTTTCGAAGGGATTGAAAACTTATTTGGTCAAGGTGCGAAATTCCTTACATTACATATTTATCACGCTGACAGTAGCTTTTTACTCTTTATTCTTCCGCCAGGTGCATTTATTGGATTAGGCATTCTATTAGCAATTAAAAACCGAATTGATATGAAAAAATGA
- the rsxD gene encoding electron transport complex subunit RsxD → MFKKMVSSPHTHSGKLTARIMLWVIAAMLPALLTQIYYFGMGVLVQSALAISFALLLEFIVTKLRNKPNLIYISDFSVVLTALILAMATPPYAPYWVILIGTLSAVILGKHVYGGLGQNPFNPAMVGYVVLLISFPLQMTSWMPPISLLNEPPTFSDSLSLIFTGLTTDGFSLSQLVHSIDGITQATPLDSAKIFYNLHQGDESVFHDFVKLPILLQNGTDFAEGWWQVNLAFMLGGIVLILKKKIHWQIPVSMLVTFVTLATITAMSGHHHLSMISQLFSGAMMFGAFFIATDPVTASITPRGKLVFGTLVGLLVYLIRYFGNYPDGVAFAILLSNICVPLIDYYTRPRVAGHFAKGRK, encoded by the coding sequence ATGTTTAAGAAAATGGTGAGTTCGCCTCATACCCATTCAGGCAAATTAACCGCCCGTATTATGTTATGGGTGATTGCAGCCATGTTGCCTGCTCTGCTCACACAAATTTATTATTTTGGAATGGGTGTTTTGGTGCAATCCGCCTTGGCTATTTCTTTCGCATTATTGCTTGAGTTTATTGTGACCAAATTGCGTAATAAGCCAAACCTGATCTATATTTCAGATTTTAGTGTGGTGCTTACTGCCTTAATTTTAGCGATGGCGACTCCGCCTTATGCACCTTATTGGGTAATTTTAATTGGTACGCTTTCTGCTGTTATTCTAGGTAAACATGTTTATGGTGGTTTAGGACAAAACCCGTTTAATCCGGCTATGGTGGGTTATGTGGTGCTATTGATTTCTTTCCCTCTACAAATGACAAGTTGGATGCCGCCTATTTCATTATTAAATGAACCCCCAACATTTTCGGATTCGCTTTCTTTAATTTTCACAGGCTTAACCACTGACGGTTTTAGCTTAAGCCAACTCGTCCATTCTATTGATGGAATTACACAAGCGACACCATTAGACAGTGCTAAAATCTTCTATAACTTACATCAAGGCGATGAAAGCGTATTCCATGATTTTGTAAAATTACCGATTTTATTACAAAACGGGACTGACTTTGCTGAAGGTTGGTGGCAGGTTAATCTTGCCTTTATGCTTGGTGGAATTGTATTAATCTTAAAGAAAAAGATTCACTGGCAAATTCCCGTTTCAATGCTCGTGACCTTTGTGACCTTAGCAACAATCACTGCGATGTCAGGCCATCATCATTTAAGTATGATTAGCCAACTCTTTAGCGGCGCCATGATGTTTGGCGCGTTCTTTATTGCGACTGACCCTGTCACAGCTTCTATTACACCTCGTGGTAAGCTTGTATTTGGTACTTTGGTTGGACTATTGGTTTATCTCATTCGTTACTTTGGAAACTACCCTGACGGCGTGGCATTTGCGATTTTATTAAGTAATATTTGTGTGCCACTTATCGACTACTACACCCGTCCTCGCGTAGCTGGGCACTTTGCAAAAGGGAGAAAATAA
- the yccS gene encoding YccS family putative transporter: MNQWLNAKVIASIPIFIAVNIAAFGVWFFDISTQSMPLILGIIAGGLVDLDNRLTGRLKNIFYTLIAFSISTFIVQLNIGQPIQYVLLMTIITFLFTMVGAVGERYRTIAFGTLVVAIYTTLTYTPDNSASWFINPVMILLGTLLYSIVTIIVYLFFPNRPVQESVAKAFCALGNYLDAKSEFFDPDEIDEIEKKHLNFAMKNTNVVDAFNQARTALFYRIRGQHRHARTQRMIRYYFAAQDIHERANSTHFDYQQIAEQLKNTDLIFRIQRLLELQAQACHDITACLRQNTPYHYNIRVEKALMGTIQSLELYSKEHTNQNNVLLALQTLIDNLQSINWQLRQLEQETTENEQTAQIHTEQITGLKNILSVIGSNFTFESPLFRHAVRLSIVVFLCCAIVEFFQFNLGYWILLTAVFVCQPNYSATKVRLRQRIIGTILGVIIGSLLPYLNPTLEMKLGLMVVTSTLFFFFRSNNYSFSTFFITLQVLISFDVMGFDTQSALFPRLIDTVLGSAIAWFAVSYLWPDWKYLQLDKVSRQAIQSDAQYFLHIISQLQFGKSDNLKYRIARRNAHQYAAALSTTLSNMNNEPKKYQAYLQEGFDLLKMNYSLLSYISALGAYRNKMGQLQQTTEFLSNFYPVAKKVLYTLENIEKLRPEIFEKLKNSIEQSLKKIQWDETQAKNNAVFALPYQQLNLISQLLPLLYRYFQHSQVEPMNK, from the coding sequence ATGAACCAATGGCTTAATGCAAAAGTAATCGCTTCAATACCTATTTTTATTGCAGTGAATATTGCAGCGTTTGGCGTCTGGTTTTTTGATATTTCCACGCAATCCATGCCTCTAATTTTGGGTATTATTGCAGGCGGTTTAGTGGATCTAGATAATCGTCTGACTGGACGATTAAAAAATATCTTTTACACATTAATTGCCTTTTCTATTTCAACTTTCATCGTTCAGCTTAATATTGGTCAACCTATCCAATATGTATTGTTGATGACCATCATCACCTTTTTATTTACGATGGTTGGCGCTGTAGGTGAACGTTATCGCACTATTGCATTTGGTACGCTGGTGGTAGCCATTTATACCACTCTCACTTATACACCGGATAATTCTGCAAGTTGGTTTATTAATCCGGTAATGATTTTATTAGGCACTTTGCTCTACAGTATTGTGACCATCATCGTTTACCTTTTTTTCCCTAACCGTCCTGTACAAGAAAGTGTCGCGAAAGCTTTTTGTGCATTAGGTAATTATTTAGATGCCAAATCAGAATTTTTTGATCCTGATGAAATTGATGAAATCGAGAAAAAACACCTCAATTTCGCGATGAAAAATACCAATGTGGTGGATGCCTTTAATCAAGCAAGAACAGCACTTTTCTATCGCATTCGAGGGCAACATCGACATGCTCGAACACAACGTATGATTCGCTATTATTTTGCGGCGCAAGACATTCATGAACGTGCGAATTCCACACATTTTGATTATCAACAAATTGCGGAACAACTCAAAAATACAGATTTAATTTTTCGCATTCAGCGCTTGCTCGAATTACAAGCGCAAGCCTGCCATGATATTACGGCTTGTCTGCGTCAAAATACGCCTTATCACTATAATATTCGTGTAGAAAAAGCCTTGATGGGCACGATTCAATCCCTTGAGCTTTATAGCAAAGAACATACCAATCAAAACAATGTTTTACTTGCCCTTCAAACACTTATCGATAACCTACAAAGCATTAACTGGCAGTTACGTCAGCTTGAGCAAGAAACCACTGAAAATGAGCAAACTGCACAAATTCATACCGAACAAATTACGGGATTAAAAAATATTCTGTCTGTTATTGGAAGTAATTTCACTTTTGAGTCACCACTTTTCCGCCATGCTGTACGTTTGTCTATCGTGGTATTCTTGTGTTGTGCTATTGTTGAATTTTTCCAATTTAATTTGGGTTACTGGATTTTGCTTACAGCGGTCTTTGTTTGTCAACCAAACTATTCCGCAACCAAAGTGCGGTTACGTCAGCGTATTATTGGGACGATTTTAGGGGTAATTATTGGCTCCTTATTGCCATATCTCAACCCAACATTAGAGATGAAACTTGGCTTAATGGTGGTGACCAGTACGCTGTTTTTCTTCTTCCGCAGTAATAATTACAGTTTCTCAACGTTCTTTATTACCTTACAGGTATTGATCAGTTTCGATGTGATGGGATTTGACACACAATCGGCGCTCTTCCCTCGCCTCATTGATACAGTCTTAGGTTCAGCCATTGCATGGTTTGCGGTTTCTTATCTATGGCCGGATTGGAAATATCTCCAACTCGATAAAGTGAGCCGTCAAGCCATTCAAAGTGATGCGCAATATTTCTTACACATTATTAGCCAACTGCAATTTGGTAAAAGCGATAATTTAAAATACCGTATTGCACGCCGTAACGCTCATCAATATGCGGCAGCATTAAGCACAACGCTTTCCAATATGAATAATGAGCCGAAGAAATATCAGGCCTATTTGCAGGAAGGTTTTGACTTGTTAAAAATGAATTATTCCCTATTAAGCTATATTTCTGCTTTAGGGGCATATCGCAATAAAATGGGGCAATTACAACAAACTACCGAGTTTTTGTCAAACTTTTATCCTGTTGCGAAAAAGGTTTTATATACACTGGAAAATATCGAAAAACTTCGTCCTGAAATTTTTGAAAAGCTCAAAAATAGTATTGAACAAAGCCTTAAAAAAATTCAGTGGGATGAAACCCAAGCCAAAAACAATGCGGTCTTTGCATTGCCATACCAGCAACTTAATTTGATTTCTCAATTGCTACCTCTGCTATATCGCTATTTCCAACATAGCCAGGTAGAACCAATGAACAAATAA
- a CDS encoding YqcC family protein, whose translation MRNQTKLHLQQLQLAMQKLDLWQVTPPAQEAFLSQEPFAIDTMSPEEWLQWIFIPRMFALLESGADLPSQIAVSPYLEEAFKETEEDFLVELLTPLRELEALLQNQ comes from the coding sequence ATGCGTAATCAAACAAAACTTCATCTTCAACAATTACAGCTTGCTATGCAAAAGCTTGATTTATGGCAAGTCACGCCTCCTGCACAAGAAGCTTTTTTAAGCCAAGAGCCTTTTGCTATTGATACCATGTCGCCAGAAGAGTGGTTGCAATGGATTTTCATCCCAAGAATGTTCGCCTTACTTGAAAGCGGGGCTGATTTGCCATCACAAATTGCAGTGTCGCCTTATTTAGAGGAGGCATTTAAAGAAACGGAAGAAGATTTTTTAGTGGAATTATTAACACCATTACGTGAATTAGAAGCCTTATTACAAAATCAATAA